DNA sequence from the Centropristis striata isolate RG_2023a ecotype Rhode Island chromosome 17, C.striata_1.0, whole genome shotgun sequence genome:
gacaataataaaataaacagcctaaagtatggtaaaagtatagtacaattattgtttaaaagatctgatatgctgaatcataaactgtatggtgaatatgttatgtttctgaatatggggctgtattAAATCCTGTGTAGTCTATCAGTGAATACACtgatcatattgaagcaatGATATagaaatgatcaggcctcattcaaggcaaggcaaggcaagtttatttgtatagcacaattcaacacaaggtaattcaaagtgctttacatacacattaaaaacagcaagacacaattgaaaacagtaaaaacagtcaattaaaacagggaagatacagcaggataaaaaaagagataaaataataaaaagcacaagtcaaacattgtgtagttaaaaagtaagggcagtagagtagagcagatacgtgttaaagttaagagtacgcttcagtttttagtcctgatttaaaggaactgaccgtttgggcattcaacaatgattcaatatgatttagccagcccaaaaggtttgtgatgactgcatttttcatttatgctatcttatttcgtagatgaaaacatttggtccatcttgtgaagctccatacgactctgtcagaggatgcagtgtgagaagcagcaacaccagaggaCTGCCTGCTTCCTTCatgcatgtgacagtttaattataaaataataataaattaatatgaaataacataaaatatattctgtattattattattattattattattaaagaccattgtatatatatatatatatatatatatatatgcacttGTAAGTTAGTGTAAGTACATGTGTGCACGTGGCTCgatatttagtattttattaataatcttcatattaatatatttaaagtattattattagtatcatATATTCTCTATTACattatatgtacagtatatttattcatattttatcatcattattgtattccatatgttttggatacttgtctacatgggcttctaggcctgtagtgtgttgtgtatgtgctcgTGCACGAGGTcacgtgcatgtgtatgtgtgacaggATGAGTAGActacacatacagatgtgtgGTATCACTTCTGacccaaaaatattgtgttcatttggagtctagtcttaataaatgtgttttacatgGCGGAATCTGTATCATTATCTATAAAgccctttttctcaaaactaaTGTTTGATAACAGTTGAACTTTGGATGAGTTTATCTCATGCTGCTTGGTATTGACATGAAGCtgagagtctcctctttacagacacatcaaaatctcaaaatgtgtttctgagtcAATGTAACTCAAATTGATGGAGCAGGTCACTAATTATTGATCTGTTTGGTTAACATTGGTTACCACATATTCTTGCATCAGGATCAGTCATCCACTCTCTTTTCTGTTTGGTGGCAGACTTTTCTGGAAAAACAAACCTACAGACTGGAGGCAAAACAGGAAATATCCAAAAGATAATAACTACACCTTGAAGTTGAAGTGGTGTTGTGCAAGAGCCCCAGTTATAAGAAGAGTTACAGAAATGCAAAATTAGATTTAAATCAAAGTTCAATCTGAGggattgacaataaaaaaatcattaagcACCCACCCAAACTCTCTGATATGATGGCTGTGATAGGTTACGCTGAAATTAATCTTGATTacagattaataaaaaaatttgcAATATGGGCATAATTCCCTAAATCTTCATGGGCTACCATAAACAGCGACAATATGAAACTGCAGGGACGTAAAAAGCTGATCAGGGATAAACATGAGGCAGTGAAAGCCTTTTGACCAAAACTGCAAATGTGGGATTACCAAGTGCAGGAAACACAGTGTTGTCAGTCAGAGGTATGGCAGCCTACTTGTTAAAATGAAATCAgaatatattgttttgtttcatttaattcTACGACGACAGAGCAGCTTTTTGTGAGAAGGTTTACTGGGACAAAAATATCACCCAAAAGAGACGGAAGGAGGCGTATGCTTCAATTTTATTGATGCAGCTTTAAGCCATTCATTTGAAAATAGACAAAGAAACAAGATTTTAATAAAACTTCACAAAAATTTTGCAGTAATTGAGAAAGTCCATGCATAAAAATTTGGGAACATTAGTTTGATAAATTCAGTAACAATAGTATCAACTGAACTCATCATGGAAAAGGATACAAAACAGTTTATTATAGACAATTTATTAACCTTGTTAATAGAATCTTGTAGTTTCAATATTCAAAGTTGTGTACAGTTTTGATCAGGTTATAAAGAAACTCtatctgattaaaaaaaaaaaaatacaatactgTGACTTATCTCAATTTAATTCGGAGGAAATGTAATTTTCCTGTTCATGTTATTGTAATCATGCTAATCTCACAAGATGTTATAATGACCAGGCTCAAATATGCTTCAGAAAGATCAGATCAGATATATCTTAAGAGGAAAATCACACGATTAAcgtgagcaaaaaaagacttgCAGAGCTTTTAGATGTCAGGGCCTGACAGCTGGGATCCAGTGTCTACTGACCCTCTAAGACCTTGACCTGTCTACTCGCATATAACTGACTTCTCTGGCTTTAGGTTCTTGTTGTACTTCTGAAAATGGACAGGACGGCACTGGTTATCAATTACATCACATGCCACAACCACATACTGTTCGACTGAGTTTACAGGTTCCTCGTTTGAAACTGTGCAgatgtttttcactttttccactTTGAGATCATACACCTCGATGGGTATTTCACTGATGCACAAGTTTCCACGATTTTTCACATGGTAGCCAGAGCCAGTGCAGATCTCCTCGACGCTTTGCTGACGCTTGATGAAGGTCTGCTCAGGTCTGTCGCAGAGACCTTGTTTACTTATGTACCTGGGAAATGAGATCAATGTTTCACTGCAAGTAACCAAGTTTCATGACACTTTGACACGTAAATACtatttaaaaattcatacatttatgttaaaaaaaatattaatgctgTTAAAGTTCACATTCATCTAATCTTCATCTAATAAGCAGCCATTTCACAATTAACTCATTGGTTGAACCCTTTGACTCACTTCGCCCATTCAGTCGGTGATGTTCTGTCAAAGGAGGATTCCACGATGTGTCGGTGCAAAAAAGTTTTGTACATATTAGTCTCTTTGTTTCCGTTCGGCTGACAAGGTTTCTTGTTATAGGTCGGTTTATGAGCGATGGCCAGAGTGAACGTGACGGCGATCAGAAGGACGAACTTCATCTTGTCTACAGTGGCAGAAAGAATGAGTTTGTTAATTTGTTattcaaaaaacaacatgaattcACCAGTAACTGCCAACTTCTGTACCAGCAGCATCTAAACACCAACAAAGTGCAAAATGAAAGTCTGTggtaaataatacaatattgaaaaaaaaagtgtttaaaatgaaGAACTTTGGTACATTCAAACATATATTTAGCTGATGGTTGAATTTGTCTAGAAAgctcaaaataaacaattctcaAAGTTGCGTATTTTTCCCGTAAAGTGAAGTTCATAAAAAGATATTTTGTGAGTGATGAAGTTTCCTCACCTGCTCTCATCCGTCAGTCTCTGTGCTGCAAATGTGGCTGTGTTGGTCTGAAGGTGATGTTGAAGtctctttcttcccttttttaaCCTCCTCTGGTCTTGTAAACATTTGATCACAACCAATCTTTTTAGCGCAAAGAAACAAACAGCCAATTAGAGTACTGAATACTCATCTTTCACCATATATGTCTAGAATCATCAGTGGTACAAGAAATCTGCATAAGTGTCAAAACAAATCAGCTGCAACTTGTATTGCTATAAATGAGGAAGTGCACTTTTTGTTTGAAGATAGTGATCATGAGAACCAGGATTAGTCACCTACAGTGTGAAATGCTAAGGCCATTTGAAGATTCATACAAAGATACTGCACGACCTGCAAACTATCCAGtcaatgcaaaaaataacatgaaaaacattatgTGCAAGTATTTCACAAACAAAGTGCTGGGCTCTGTTGGTGCAATGTGATCAAgcatgaaaaaaggaaaatacacACTTTCCCGTGGGTGAGAACATTTCACCCCTGATCATTCTGACCCCTTTTATTGATAAATGGGGGTTTGGGGGGTGTGGCTTTTTTatggggagatagcaggtcaacaatacaTGCCACATACAAGTGGCAAACATATATATACGTGGTAATAAGGTGCTGTACAaacacatattattttattatatatcatattttaagAGGACAGTCTCTTTAAAATATAGGATTATCCCCTTTTAGTCGATTAATTGGATATTTTGGTCTTAGTCAATGATGATTTCTGTAGTCTATTAGGTTTTgttcattgaatccacaagaatcTCAGCTTTCCTGTGAGATCCAATTCATGCAGCTCACAGGCTGTTTATTCACCCCAGTAtgcataaatataaatgcaatcgggaaaaataatgcattagaaaatctatgtgttttttaaacatgttggtaaggaggagacttgtgggaacccacagaaccattttcattcaaatagCCTCCCACAGACCGGCCATCTGACTTTTGCACAAAATTCCAccttcccgacatgatatcaTGACACAGCTGACCAATGGACTCCTCATATCTTCAGTTTTATATGATATCAAtatctatatttttgtatgtatttagtGATGTCAGACTGTAAGtatgtaaaacaaacaacaaacactctTGAGTATTGTAATTAATAGCAAGTATCTCATAGAAACTTATAGAAACATAAAGTTATACAGGCCCAGTCACAATGTAGTGTTACGCCCTGGCCTCGGGTAACCAGTGCGCAGCATAAATGTTCTCTGCCCCTCCCCAACTCTCAGAGACGAGCGTAAACCGATAAGCAGTCCAATATGATTTATTgttcacaacaataaatattttcctTCAGGGTGAGCAATagccaaaacaacaaacaaaacatttctcattttaaatctaacTGACCTGAAAATAAAGATgcgtaaaataaaatacaggtttgcatagttatatcctgtctgggtctggtatgtgttgtgttgtgtgtgtgttgtctcctctatttgtatcttacctatgtacttgctgtcttttatatttgtatttatttaaaaaaaatttaggGACTATGGATGCAAACTagctataatccggcatatttacaaagatgtttatcgatgttcattaatgtgcactgtccctatccaaaaataaagtattcgtATAAAATACAGGTTTCTTACCTGAACTCCCtaacaaaaacaggagaaaatatttataaaacaaaaGGCTACCCACCCCTACCTACCAGGACTGCAACAATTAAAGAATCTTTGTCATAAACAATACAACAGAGAACAAAGATTACAACCACTACTGACAACAGTCAACAAACATTTCCCACTAGTGCGTCTGGCTGGGAGTCAGACAAAGGGCCAAGAGAGGGAGGCGTCCTTAGCAGCCGTCCTTTAAAGCTGTTCAATCAGCTGTTCAATCAGCCGCTGTCCAATCCCACTCCAACCTCCACCTGGGAAACagaaaggagaaagaaagaaaaacaagcagcaCCTTCCACCTTCAGGGAGGATCACCTGCACCAGGCACTGTAAGGAACAAAACATAGGACCATATGACCCCTGGTCATAACAGTAGCTACagtaaagaacacaaaatactCGTATTTTTCACTCATTCACAAACGGGAttccaagcagcaacctccaggcctgaacagtgaagccaatgcagtgCCTTCAAtgtgcattctttctaatagccatcagggggcgactccacagTTTGTAAAGAAGTCTGTTtgtatcaggcggcaacctcccggtctgagcagtgaagcaaacccagaagtgccttcagcctgcATTCTATCAAAAATTACAACAGGCGCCATCAACGGTTTTTGCAggagaactccggtcctatctatctcaaaaTGAGATGACTTCTCACTTGAATTATTACCTCAGAACAAATTATCGTGGAAATATTATGGTCTCTATAGCTAGTCCTTAATGTTCTcaaagacaatatgatgttaaagtgtaaataatcgtcccatttagaagaaaatgtaTGATAAAGAAGCTTTTGATTTGGGGCCTTTCACAGTTCGCTAACATGGCAAGCTGtcaatcaggagagaagcaaaacaaaacgGTGCGTATCCACGACGCTGTGGACATCTCAACAGCCGAGAACTTATTTATCGTGTTTttgtctcagaactttgaccctttcaccgtgtgttttcagttcatgaaagtttatttaacaatttgttcatttaaaaatgtcttgttcagcatttcgGTTGTACTTAAAGACGTCACGTAACATATACGTAacgtatattttatttttcgtgttaagagttaatttttagATATAcccatcctctctcctccccagtccaaatacGGTCTCTcacaatttgaaaaaacaatggGTACAGACGTAACGCcaaactcgatgcttcaaacgggcagtccacaaaccaacaggtggcgtcatggtgactacgtccattatttaaatacagtctatggtttgtaTGCAAGTCTAGTAAAGTAGACCCTTTGTATTTATCATTATGTCTTCTACTTCATATGGTAGTCAACACAtgtctgcaaaaacattttctcaacCATTTCCAGGGATTTTGTAACAAATTAAATTTACTTTTGTGGCCAGCTAGTCGGCCTTGGTGAGATGACCTGGCAcaagaaaaccacagaagaaTTGGGTCACTCTGGGTGAGAATTCATAAGACACATGAGGACGAGCCATTGTAAGTATGTGCAAGACAACATTAATAGTACCATCCATTGGCCCTCATCTATGGCTCTAATGTAGAAACATCTACATTAGCATCTATGGAGTAAGATAGCTGTCATATAGATGTGTGCATGATTCTAACCATTCGTATTGGTGATGTTAAACATTGgtatgtcaataaaatagtCGTACACAATGTTCTGCTTTCATATACGTGAGTCTGAGAAATAGTGtgggttaggattgtttttatgtgagtatgaatctaaatGCTGTGAGTGCAAtgtcttgtgaatacaactctaatttctacgactacAAAGTCTTCACTCTGAACACGAATTCAAGTTTTTGGGTACGAGTAGAAAATTGTTGGAATGACGTCATGTAGGTCACAAGCAGGTCACAGGGGAAATAATTGAACCACGATTTCTCCAAACACGCATGAACCAAAGCCAAAGATGACTGAGAGCAGTGGAGCGGGTGGAGCTGCCAGCTCAGGTGAAGCATCACAGGTAAAGTTGGTGTATATCCAATACTTACTCCATAAAATTGtactattttaaataatatacagtTCATGGACTTAAAGACGTACTGCTTTAGCTTGCAAGAGGAGCAGATAGCAGCAGGGGGGTTAGGGGCCTTGCTAAGCTCAAGTGCACTTCCTGATTCACtgacctctaggccacagactgcccgGACTGGTGACCTCAGATGGCTTTAATGTTAAATGGCGATCCAGTCCAGACCAGAGCTGCAGACTGACTGACCAACGGACAAATGGTTTAATCAAAATTGGAATCATGGCAcgtttaaaacttttttaagtgTACCTAAAAGTGACAGACAAGACATATAGGCTGAATGCAATCTCTCTGTGAAGTGGTGGCTGTGAGACTTGAATGAGACTTGGGTGTAGATCATTGTTCACCAGCCACAAGAAGGTGTGAAATTATAGAGAAGTAGCACAAGCTATCGGGAACATACAGCTGTGAAGCATTAAACACAGCTCAGCTCGCTGCTCTCTAGGCAGGCAGCATCATTTACCACTTCTGTTTCTGCCTTGTGGGTTTCACATCACAGTTGAGCTGTGAGCAGGCCACCACTCTAAAGTTAATAGGAGGTCAAGTTAGGTTGCAGTGCACGACCACCTCTGCAGAAACACCATGACGCAAGGTTGTTTAGACAATGGCTTACAGTAATTTCACTTGAGATGAGTAAAACCAGTCTTTCACTGAAGTGACAGAGGTGATGGTCCCCTTATTGACGACATGTTGCAAACAAGTCAAACAATCTTTTAATCTGAGTTTTTGTTGACATTGATCCTCTTTTTGCCATTTGTCGGTGATGAGCCAGAGATCTGGCCTTTATCTTATCTTTAACAAATACaatgttaaacatgttttattcttttatttatttatctttttttttttaccaaaaccaGTACACATAAAGACTGaaagatatagaaaacattCCCCAAATGTAAGTTCTACTCATGTATTCCCATTGAATATcataaaacatgaagaaatattCTTGAATTTGCATATGAGCAACTCATTCAGACCACAACATTTTATATCAGTATTAGCAAAATCAAATGACCAAGATAAGGATTTGTAAAACAAAGTGTATGACTCCACCAACACTGGACTATATTTGATGTATAAATGTACTATAGGTACTATAGGTATTCTTTGGTAAAAGTTGTACAAGTAGTAtctctaaaaagaaaaagaaaaaaagaggtctATTTTTATACCTTAATCTGTTTACTCTGTACTTGATGTATCTTGATTTATCATTCCACAAAACCCTTTTCTGTCTCATACCATCGTAACAGAATAATATATGAATAAGCATGTCCTCTCTTAGCCAAAGAGATCAAATATAAACTTGGACATGTGAACAATTTCCAAACACCTTAGATGTGCAGGTCAGAACACAAAACACTTGACAACTACTGCGTCTTCACTGCAGAGATGATCAGAGGAGGAGCGTTTGTCTCATTCCGTTTGAGATGTGGACTGAAATACGGGAAAACCTCACCACCGAACGAACACTCGGTAAAAGAGTAGATGTGAGACTGAGCCGTCACATCGTAGAAGGACACGAGGCCTTCCTCGTAATCCACAAACACCCCGACCTTCTGAGGTTTCCTTTTCAGGCGGAGGCTGACGGGTGGTGACGTCAGGGCTGCGTATCTTTTGTCCTCATAATGCACGGTGACCCAGTAGCCATTATCTGGGTTCAGCGCGAGTTTCCCCTTGCGGTTTGCGTCGCCCCTCGCCACTCCCAGGTCCCAGCCCGTCTTGCTGCGGacctccacctcccagtagGACTTGCCAGACCTCAACCTGTTGAGCCCCACGATGCTGCCGAACATGTCAAACCTCTTTGGAGCATCGGGAACTTCCTGGTTCTTTCCTCCGTCTCTCACGCTCTTCCCATCGGGGGAAAGAATAAGGCTTCGGTGTGCAGAGGATGGATCCAGCTTTACGTCCACTGtagttaaagtaaaataaatgaaatagaatCATGATGCACTTCATCAGGGCCTCACAACGTACAGCGTTAGATCACTATTTTGTTGTAATGAGTTACATTTGTTCCGCAATTCAAGTAATCAGTTATCTAGTTACAATTTCCATAAAtcaatacaggtacatctaaaaaaaattgactatcatgaaaaagttcaatactttttgtcaatcatttcagaaagtgaaactcatatattatatagattgattaataactctttacatgcatgatgtaagcatgcacttttaataaacttccacaaattgaaactaaaactaaaatttataaatgttaaaataagataaataaataaataaaatcccccagaggaattaatgagactccggaggtgacgtatggttttctatCGTctcgtaatcgcttagcaacagtttcgaccgtgatcacatacgcaaCGGATTAAATACAGGAGACGCAAATGTGGCCGATGTCGCTAACTGcgcaacatcagcagctgatcaaaacaaagcagcatggctaatgaTCATAAAGATAGCGATCTTTAATTAaccggcattgctaactgtgaacagagtgtccggtgcttgttgtaaacaaacagagatcgctaagtgaacacctcctgcagcagcagcacacacactgtacagagctaactgttagcctgttagcattttgcagactccggctctgcagctgggagagactgctgcaggaggactgtgccgctttgattcgttcttactcttcttaacaagccgccggcccctgcaacttcattctggctgcttactgcttcccctccttctcctccacttcttcttttcattttactgccccacaggtcacagatagaagtttggataactcacaaatcaAAGAAATATCGTCGAGTGTcacgagatctcgtcacacccctaatatattctaattttctgaacACTGAGTTtggggttttcattatctctaagccagaatcatcaaaattacaagaaaaacaagcttgaaatatttcactctacacgtaatgaatctatataatgtatgagtttcactttctgaaatgattgacaaaaaatatttaactttttcatgatattctattttttttagatgcacctgtatatgtcCCCTCGGCGGTGTGTCCTGACTGGGACAGTTGAGAGCTAATGACACGCTGGGCCATGAATATAATATGTGATCTTTTAAGTTTGTGAATTTATGCACACTCCTTTCAGTTTTTCAAACTAAATGCAACAGTATATCAAGgcctaaattatattttttgtggaACATTTATTTCAATACAGGTTTTTTCAGCTGATAACCATGTAATGAGTTTCAGGTGTTTGGTTTGTGTCATTATCTCCCACCTGTTGCCCCAATCACCCAGTCAGGACACTCAGGCTAAGCTGGTGGCTCTTCATTTGTACCTCTGATGAACAAATGATAAGCTTCAATGCAGTAGGttggtttaaaataaataaataaaaagaatcaaaaCCGCAAATACTCCTTAACAAGTGCCTCCGTGAAGCTGATTTTGTTTAAACCTTGACCACAATTGTTCTCTAACCACAATGTTTTCCTgttaaatcacatttattttcatgttttgaaTCACACACCTGCAAATGTGGGAATCCTCTTGAgttctgtggaaaaaaaacaatattaaaacaagTCGCTAAGAATTAAATAAAGCGCTTGATTAAATTAAGTGCAGACCCGTATGACCTCAGGTGTGgtactgtctctctctctctctctctctctctctctctctctctgtctctttctctctatctctctctctctctctctctc
Encoded proteins:
- the LOC131990026 gene encoding E3 ubiquitin-protein ligase TRIM21-like, encoding MFGSIVGLNRLRSGKSYWEVEVRSKTGWDLGVARGDANRKGKLALNPDNGYWVTVHYEDKRYAALTSPPVSLRLKRKPQKVGVFVDYEEGLVSFYDVTAQSHIYSFTECSFGGEVFPYFSPHLKRNETNAPPLIISAVKTQ